GGCGTCGCGCACCTGAACAAGCCCCTCGCGCTCCGCCACGCGGTCGGCCGGCTCGCCGGTCTCGACCATCAGCGCGAACACGCGCTTGGCGGCCGAGTGGCTCACGGTGCCGTCGCGCACGAGATCGAGCAGTCGTGCGAGGGCTGCCGGCGTGATGCGGAAACTGCGGATGGATTCGTTGGTCGCGTTGAGCGCGGCGAGGACCTCGCCCATGACCCAGTTTGCGGCCGCCTTCGGGTCGCGGTGCAGCTTGGCGGCCGACTCGAAGTACTCGGCGAGCGCCGGCGATGCCGTCAGGACGGCGATGTCGGCGGCAGCGAGTCCGTAGTCGCGCCCGAAGCGCGCCCGGCGCGCGCGGGGCAGCTCCGGCAGCTCGGCGCGGACCTCGTCGATCCAGGGGCGTTCGAGGACGAGCGGCGGGAGATCGGGCTCGGGGAAGTAGCGATAATCATGGCTCGCTTCCTTGGAGCGTGCGGGCCTGACTTCGTCGCGTGCGCCGTCCCAGAGCATCGTCTGCTGTTCGACGCGCTCGCCGCGGTCGAGCAGTACGCACTGGCGCTGGAACTCGGCGTCGAGGGCGCGCTGGACCCCGGAGAACGAGTTCATGTTCTTGACTTCGGTCTTCGTGCCTAACGCCGTGGCGCCGCGCCGGCGCGCGCTGACGTTGGCGTCGACGCGCAGGCTGCCCTCCTCCATGTTGACGTCGCTGACGTCGATGTACTCGAGAATCTGCTTGAGCGCGGCGAGATAGGCCACGGCCTCGGTGGACGAGCGCATGTCGGGCTCGCTCACGATCTCGATGAGCGGGATGCCGGCGCGGTTGAGGTCGATGGCCGTGGCGCCGGGATAGCGATCGTGGATCGACTTGCCCGCGTCTTCTTCCATGTGCACGCGGGTGATGCCCACCGTGCGGGCTGCGTCGCCGTCGCCGATCTCGAGGCGGCCAGCGAGCGCGAGCGGCCGGTCGTACTGCGAGATCTGGTAGCCTTTCGGCAGATCGGGATAGAAGTAATTCTTGCGGGCGAAGACCGACACGTCGTTGACCGTGCAGCCTAACGCAAGCGCGGCGCGCATGGCGAGGTGCACGGCTTCGCGGTTGAGGGCGGGCAGCGCGCCGGGCAGCGCGAGGCACACGGGGCAGGTGTTGACGTTGGGCGGCGCGCCGTACGTCGCATCGCAGCTGCAGAACGCCTTGGTGTGGGTCCGGAGCTGGACGTGGACCTCGAGGCCGACGACCATCTCGTAGCGGGCGGCCGCGACCGCCGGCGCGTCGCGGAGCCCGGTCATCGGTGCGCCTCGTCGCCCAACGCGCGCTCGAGCGCCGACGCGGCGGCGAACATGCCCGCCTCATCGAAGTGCCGAGCGATGAGTTGGCCGCCTATAGGTAGGGCGTCGATACGTCCGATCGGCAGCGAGAGCGCCGGCACGCCGGCCAGGTTGCCCGTGGCGGTGAAAATGTCGTTGAGGTACATCTCGTACGGATCCGACTTGGCGCCGAGCTCGAACGCCGGCGACGGCGTCGTGGGCGTGAAGATCACGTCGACGCCCGATGCGAACGCGCGGCGAAAGTCCTCGGTGATGCACCACCGGACCTCCTGCGCTTTCTTGTAGTACGCGTCGTAGTAGCCGGCCGACAGGACGTAGGTGCCGAGGAGGATGCGGCGCGTGACCTCGGGTCCGAATCCGCGCGAACGCGTCCGTTCGTACATGGCGCGGAGGCCATCGTCGCCCCGCACGCGCAGGCCGTACCGGACGCCATCGAAGCGCGCGAGATTGGAGGACGCCTCGGCCGGCGCGACGATGTAGTAGACCGGAATCGCGAGCTCGGTGTGCGGCAGCGACATCTCGCGCACCTGGGCGCCCTGGGCGCGGAACGCATCCAGCGCGCGGTCGCAGAGCGCGGTGACGCGCGGATCGAGCGATGCCGGGAAGTACTCGGTCGGACGGCCGACCACGAAGCCGCGCATCGAGCGCGATGCCGCCTCGCGGTATCGCGGGACGGGGCGGTCGGCGGTGGTCGAGTCGTACGGGTCGCGTCCGGCGATGATTTCCATGCCTAACGCGGCGTCGTCCACCGTGCGGCCCACCACGCCCACCTGGTCGAGCGACGATGCGAAGGCCACGAGGCCGAACCGGCTCACGCGCCCGTAGGTCGGCTTGACGCCGACGACGCCGCAGAACGCCGCCGGCTGCCGGACCGAGCCGCCGGTTTCCGAGCCTAACGCAATGCGCACGATGCCCGCCGCCACCGCCGCCGCCGAGCCGCCGGACGAGCCGCCGGGCACGCGCCGCGGGTCGAGCGGATTGCGCACCGGGCCGTAGGCGCTGTTTTCGTTGGACGAGCCCATCGCGAATTCATCGCAGTTGGTCTTGCACACGACCACGGACCCGGCGTCGCGGAGCCGCGAGACGACCGTCGCTTCGTACGGGCTCACGTAGCCCT
This is a stretch of genomic DNA from Gemmatimonadaceae bacterium. It encodes these proteins:
- the gatB gene encoding Asp-tRNA(Asn)/Glu-tRNA(Gln) amidotransferase subunit GatB; this encodes MTGLRDAPAVAAARYEMVVGLEVHVQLRTHTKAFCSCDATYGAPPNVNTCPVCLALPGALPALNREAVHLAMRAALALGCTVNDVSVFARKNYFYPDLPKGYQISQYDRPLALAGRLEIGDGDAARTVGITRVHMEEDAGKSIHDRYPGATAIDLNRAGIPLIEIVSEPDMRSSTEAVAYLAALKQILEYIDVSDVNMEEGSLRVDANVSARRRGATALGTKTEVKNMNSFSGVQRALDAEFQRQCVLLDRGERVEQQTMLWDGARDEVRPARSKEASHDYRYFPEPDLPPLVLERPWIDEVRAELPELPRARRARFGRDYGLAAADIAVLTASPALAEYFESAAKLHRDPKAAANWVMGEVLAALNATNESIRSFRITPAALARLLDLVRDGTVSHSAAKRVFALMVETGEPADRVAEREGLVQVRDADELTRWVDEVLAEHPAEAGRFRAGETKLLGVLVGMVMKKSKGRADPRRVNQLLSERAGG
- the gatA gene encoding Asp-tRNA(Asn)/Glu-tRNA(Gln) amidotransferase subunit GatA codes for the protein MTAVESVTASFARMEAVRAGADGLNCVLWSDRERSLAEARAVDARAERAPLAGYPVAVKDNIATLDLPTTCGSRILEGYVSPYEATVVSRLRDAGSVVVCKTNCDEFAMGSSNENSAYGPVRNPLDPRRVPGGSSGGSAAAVAAGIVRIALGSETGGSVRQPAAFCGVVGVKPTYGRVSRFGLVAFASSLDQVGVVGRTVDDAALGMEIIAGRDPYDSTTADRPVPRYREAASRSMRGFVVGRPTEYFPASLDPRVTALCDRALDAFRAQGAQVREMSLPHTELAIPVYYIVAPAEASSNLARFDGVRYGLRVRGDDGLRAMYERTRSRGFGPEVTRRILLGTYVLSAGYYDAYYKKAQEVRWCITEDFRRAFASGVDVIFTPTTPSPAFELGAKSDPYEMYLNDIFTATGNLAGVPALSLPIGRIDALPIGGQLIARHFDEAGMFAAASALERALGDEAHR